The Methanosarcinales archaeon genome has a window encoding:
- a CDS encoding Dna2/Cas4 domain-containing protein: protein MTILSDETSIHLGRLGGLFFYDLYSCPTRLWLSHKNIDAGKDNEHILLGKHIDETTFKKERKVMTFHGYAAIDFIKTPNGMEIHEVKKGKGEHPEPHIAQVRYYIELFYEMTGKEATGVIHYPVVRKTLQVKRDEESVMADIEKIKNILGERCPKPSRIPICRGCRYEEMCWA from the coding sequence TTGACAATTTTATCTGATGAAACATCAATCCATCTGGGACGGTTGGGGGGCTTGTTTTTTTATGACTTGTATTCCTGCCCCACAAGATTATGGCTATCACATAAAAATATCGACGCTGGAAAGGATAATGAGCACATCCTGTTAGGAAAACATATTGATGAAACAACATTCAAAAAGGAACGTAAGGTAATGACCTTCCATGGATATGCAGCGATCGATTTTATAAAAACACCAAACGGAATGGAAATACATGAGGTAAAAAAAGGTAAGGGCGAACATCCTGAACCGCATATTGCCCAGGTGCGTTACTATATTGAACTTTTTTATGAAATGACAGGAAAAGAAGCCACAGGAGTAATACATTATCCTGTGGTGAGGAAAACCTTGCAAGTAAAAAGAGATGAGGAGAGCGTTATGGCAGATATTGAAAAAATTAAGAACATTCTAGGAGAGAGATGTCCAAAACCGTCACGCATACCGATATGTCGTGGATGCAGATATGAGGAGATGTGCTGGGCATGA
- the cas1b gene encoding type I-B CRISPR-associated endonuclease Cas1, which translates to MSKVFYIFKEGDLYVKEGTFYFKNVEISVPIPVEQVLSFELHGGCSVSSGAFSLAGKHNIPIHMFDFYVNYMGTYWPKEHYFSGDLTIKQSLIYSDIQKRLELARILVKGVENNMRAFLGHIGGNRTPFLKDIDLNVVKSIQDMMLIEARMRKDYYNRFDAMLPDGFKIDRRAIRPPSNYGNSLISFGNTLLYTSIITAARKTSVNITIPFYHEPAAGRFALSLDLSEVFKPGIVDRFIYQIVKQGILQPNQVHFNEVGGGILLNETGKKIFLEHWDKWLEHTIFHKKLKRKVSHRHLLVLEMHKYTKHIEGIEQYNPIKIPDGD; encoded by the coding sequence ATGAGTAAGGTTTTTTATATTTTCAAAGAAGGCGATCTGTACGTAAAAGAAGGTACATTTTATTTCAAGAACGTAGAAATATCCGTTCCGATACCTGTTGAGCAGGTATTGTCTTTCGAATTACACGGAGGTTGCAGTGTTTCAAGTGGAGCGTTTTCACTGGCTGGAAAACATAATATTCCAATCCATATGTTCGATTTTTATGTAAATTACATGGGCACATACTGGCCGAAGGAACATTATTTCAGTGGAGATCTAACTATTAAACAAAGCCTTATTTATTCAGATATTCAAAAACGATTGGAGCTTGCCCGAATATTAGTTAAAGGTGTTGAAAATAATATGCGTGCTTTCCTAGGTCATATAGGGGGCAATCGCACACCTTTTTTGAAAGATATCGATTTAAATGTTGTAAAATCCATTCAAGATATGATGTTGATCGAAGCACGCATGCGCAAGGATTACTACAATCGTTTTGATGCGATGCTGCCTGATGGATTCAAGATAGATCGAAGGGCAATACGACCTCCGAGCAATTATGGGAATAGTCTGATATCTTTCGGAAATACTTTGCTATATACATCAATAATTACAGCAGCAAGGAAAACTTCTGTAAATATTACAATTCCATTTTATCATGAACCGGCAGCAGGAAGATTTGCTTTATCTCTAGATTTGTCAGAAGTTTTTAAACCCGGTATTGTTGATCGATTTATTTATCAAATTGTGAAGCAGGGCATATTACAGCCAAATCAAGTGCATTTCAATGAGGTTGGTGGAGGAATTTTATTGAATGAAACAGGGAAGAAAATTTTCCTGGAACATTGGGATAAATGGCTGGAACATACGATTTTTCATAAAAAGCTGAAGAGAAAAGTATCTCACAGGCACTTACTTGTGCTTGAGATGCACAAATATACAAAACATATCGAAGGAATTGAGCAATATAATCCTATAAAAATACCCGATGGTGATTAG